In Cicer arietinum cultivar CDC Frontier isolate Library 1 chromosome 7, Cicar.CDCFrontier_v2.0, whole genome shotgun sequence, the genomic window agtaTATTACAACAATTTTGTATTATCGCAATtgctatatttttaaatttattatagtattacaataataatgttttattaaattttttttaaatacaataatttatagtattattttttattttttgcaacgGTTATAAAGTGTTGTCGTaccttaattaaaaaataggcATACTAGAATGGTTGTTGTTGTAAATTAGAAAAACCCGTTAGGTAGCTTCAAGTATAGTTTTTAAATAGCGTTGTTCTTTCAAAAGAAAACCGTTGCGTAAGGCAAAAACAACACTTTAATTTCCCATATATAGAAAATCATTCTCGTAGATTACGGCAACGGTTTTTTAACGTTAAACAACAATTTTTATGCGTTGCaatagaacaaaaatattgtaatcaatatttaaaaagaaaaacattatttcATCTCGTAAATACAACTCATATAATAACTataactataaaaatatttaatatattagagttaactttaaatttgaaatctcacaattcccaataattaatatacataAATTTCACAATCTCACACTTCccaaacaattaatatatatgagtTTTGCGGTTACATTtttataaggaaaaaaaaaacattaacacCAAAGTAGAATAACTAGACCCGCCCATATAACTGATATGTCAAACGTTATCTTCAAGCCACACCTGGTGACAAAAAGTGTCCAAGTAGACCAACAACAAtgattttaatagattttttttaattaaaaatatttattaatttcatttttttaaaattacatcgatcgaaaatcatataaatttaaagtagtaaaaattaaaagtgtgaATTTATGAACAAAATTCCAACATCTATGGTTATAgcttaaaatgataaaatgtctacaaAAAAGACAAAATGCATACAAAAGTGATAAAGGAAGGTGTCCTAAATACATGTGTTTTTGGATTTATAACGTTGAAGATGTAAAAGTTATTGATTTAATATGTTATGGAGTATGGATAccaaacaaagaaaatatatcaatatgAATAGAACAAATACTACAACAAGATGAGAAATACGCTTCACTAAGACGATTAACAAAATAATGACGTTGCACTCAGATGATGAAACGACAGTCAAAATGcaaaagaaaaactaatttatgtaaaaaccacttattttaatcaaaggagaagaaaacaaatattaagagCAATGATTTTAatagatgataaaaaaaatttattttaacaacAAATGTTATGTTTGGTTTCTAGAAGAATAAAATCATAGTAATTTAGAGTTTGACCAAAATATAAGTCTcgttaatatttgttttagtcGGTATTCGAATTTGAATTTCTCTCAAACAATAAATTATTAACTGAAGTTCATTAATCACTCGAGTCCAATTACTTAATTAATGAGTTATGTTAgtgaatatgtaaaaaaaataaaaagacttaTTTTTAGGAAAAAAACTTAATATTTGGTATCAATTAGTTCATAGTGTTGCTCTTATTTCTTATTTCATGTTTAAATAGAAAAACATTATATTTGGTATCGTAAATACAATTCATATAATAGCTACCGAAATTTAATATGTTGgggtttattttaaatttgaaatctcACACTTCCCAACAATGAATATACATAAATTTCACAATCTCATACTTTCCAACAATTAATATATGAGTTTTGCGGTTacattttattagaaaaaaaaaaatcatcaccAAAGTAGAATTACTAGCCCCACCCATATAATTGATATGTCAAACATTATCTTCAAGCGCACCATGGAGTAGATACTTTTCTAAGCGATCAAGATAGAATAAAGTGGACTGTGATGTCTTTGTTGGTTTGACTCTTTCTTCTATCTCGGATTCATGATCGTAAGAAATCTTCACGTTGACCAGAGTCTTATCCTCTTCTATTTGAGataattgaaaatttgtttGGTAGAATGACAAGCCTTGACTCAAATAGCCTCCTTCAATCACTTCCAGCCCAATTTCATGGGTTAACTCATCAAACTCAGCAATCCTCTCCCTCTGATAATTTATAGGAGATACACCTGAGATTCATTCCCATAAGAATTTGATTGACAATATTGTAATTGAACAAAACATGAAATTTGTATCATAAATATAgcttgaaaaattattttgtaatcaCATCCAAGGCTTTCGAGTGCAGTGGCTTTGTGATCCTTACTATTTCTTCTGATCTTAAATATGATACAAAatttaatcaacaaaaattaatatatttgatccAAATGtcactataatatttttaatatatagcaACATGTTAATGTATTTGGTCAAATACGtacatcaactttttttaactcaattttctttatttagaaTTTAAGAAACTATTACCAAAATTGCAATAAGAAACATGCAACTGATGAGATCTCAATTCCAACAAGAATCACAACCATAAATCTATtggaataaatttatttgaaattatttaatgacATAAATACTTCCTAGACTTTTTAGCAAACTTTATTGAAATAGTTTGAGAAGCCACACTTACcaggaaaaaaattaaagatgagGGTTGTCCCAACTCCTCCATCCCCATCAATTAGTTGCACATCTTTCACAATATTTGGTATAACCTTTGGACCAATTATCATGAAATCCTTGGCCAGAGCTGCCCATAAGATCTCCAGCCCTACATTTAGTGTTGCTTGGGTTTTGAATTCCTTTATCATGATTCTCTAACGTGTGTTTCAACCAAGTAGCatgatattgatatatataagaaatttcAGAATTGTTTGTCTTAtaatattaaagattaaattaaacCAAATGCTAATAAGTGTTTCGAGTGTATTTATTAAATCaccaattataaaaaaaaagtcatttagaaatttaaaaatctaaaagtatttttttttttaatgtaaaatttttatttttcattttttaactaGTATGGTAAGAACACTTGTTAGCCAAACccttaaattaaaatgaaaacagCATCTTTCACTAGGTTATTGATTTACAAGAAATAtgcttcttttgttttttaatgaAGGAGAGAGATTCCTGTGACATTGATTCTATACTAAAATATTTGTCAAGATTTGATCCGTGAAACAAGATATTATTCGTGGAATAAAACTATTTCTAACCATTCTGGTCAAGTTAAATATACTATGATATTCTttggatgaacttttaaatTATAGGCATATTGCAGAACGAAGTAGCATCCAAATAGTGCCAACACGATAATGATATctactttataaaatatttagggTGGATTTTACTTTTAGGCAATTTCTTAATTGATTCAGAAGCATGTGATTCTTCAAAAATTTATACGATGAAACATCATTGAGTTATATATTGTTAGCAAGTAGCATATTATTCCCTATTCTCTATATCATAATAATTTACAATTAGAGGTAACACCAATAGTaagtgcaaaaaaaaaaaaaattaaattagttcaAATACAATCTACAATTTATGTTTTCAAGATGATAaagcaaataaataatgatagaCTAACAAGTTATTTTAAGTGTTgcatattgtttaaaaacataTATAGCAAAAATCTATGTTTGTAACATCATGCACCTTCTCATCCCCAATTTCCTCTTCATAAGACAAAAAAAGTTGTAATACcccaataatataaatattatatatgtgtctttttTAGTAATTGtaatgatttattatttaattaataattattctatgtgtaaataaattaaattttatcactttCAATTTTTCCTAAATAATTATagcctttatttttatttaattttttgacgtgacaattataTGGGGACGATTAATGACGTGATTATTTCTTAAATGGACTATTGTGTCTTTTGTTTGTTGGATttgtttcgataatcatgaaattgatgtgttatatatgtttgttttattttgttatgtgtgaccTATAGTGATATTCTtatcttgcttgatttatttaagttgataaaatattaattgaattatttaattaaattaaaatttatagaagttatattgtttgttagttttattttcgaccaaataagtattcattttaggagatagtagagttagtgaaacTCAACCTataaatcttttgaaaatatttatggtCCATCCatctttagtataaaaaaaattagtgacttgactcattcgTTTATTCTCCTtcatgacaagattttatgacaattcatggtgttttttTGACATAATGTAACTTTATGTCATTGTCTCAAACAATTAAGAGATTAGATAATGTACGTTTCTTCATTCTTGACATCATGCACCCACTTCGCTCTCCTCCTTAACACCTTTAAtttaaagattataaatttaattattagttttttgtgcaattaagaggggacaacaaaaaaaaactattctcCTTTTTCATATCTCTTGCATTCCTCTCTCTTAAAccaaaattatgattttattttaattctctacgaaaataattttatgcaatttttgatttcgtaactattagataaaaaattaaaaggatcATGGGACAcctctaaattatttatttaatttaaagggATGGTGTGACACCCTACAACATATGGTGAACTCTACTAGTTAATCCTAATtgactttgtaacaacctaataaaataaaataaatagtaaccattggtagcataattttggaattaagtgcacttccaTTTTATACAAGAAATCAATGATAAtattgcaacgtaaatagctttTGAAACCCCCTTATTTTAACAATCTCAAGACTACTCCTTCtgttcatacatttccattaggctctcttgttgtcacacctatttATCATTCGTACACTCCCATAATAATTTTCTAAGTCGTAAATCCCAATATCGATTCGTGTTGAATTCATCTTTGCCTCacgagctatttctcgtgcaaatttaaAGGTGTTAAGAACGAAAGTGCCTAAGGAAAGGGGTTTTCCCCATGGAGAATTATggtagatattaaattagcagttcgtaagatattgatatgatgtctggatgtcttaaaagaaaaagattgattttatttttgtcgcAAAGAATTTTGATTGTTTCTTGTAGAGTGAAAGTATTTAACGCATTACGTAttttagagtacttaattataaagttataatttttatgatgatatcattagtaatatgtttgttatgatgtattttattttaagtcttgactttttgaatattttaaattttaaatttgatttttatgaacaatatatgtgtcttgaagaaattgatgagaattttatatttttaaaattgacaatatgagaaaattgattattgaaatgCATTAATGTATAGTTCATTTTTATGCTTAGAAGGACAATAATGGagaaaattttataatgaaaggaataaaatttcttttttaattgtatgtttggtgatatgagttttaattttttttcaataacatgtagccaaattaaattttatggattattaaaatgacagtggtgattttgagatatttgttcacgTTCATATTTGAggtgttgaagttattgagttctaattatgaacatccatgagaatataaatgtgatgtcttatgtgattaaaaaatttaatctaaaatattttgtctTTGTGATTGTCTTtatggttgtctaagtggttggTTATTTGTGTTATGACCCTTTTTTCTTTGTAGTTGCCTAAGTGGCAAGTGATTTGTACATTTCGAGCATCACTATCATTGTCATGACataccatatgcatctttgtggacgccttagtggctggctatattcggatcatatatgtttaggagcatgcataacttgcatacattttaatatttttattttgatctaattatttgctctacaatgagttgctacttgatttacttagatatattttatgacttttgatacatctttaggaagtattaaagaatcaattttttaaaatcttttattacaaaaagattttatatttatattttatggctGTTAACTTATTATCTGGTTTAACTTTTGATGTGGGATGAattgaccccttacaccaacatttagataatgatctcaaagagttgcatgaatgatgtttgcttggtgcacgcgcgtgggagaatgagacttttacttaaaaagaatgttttgtattaataaaaattttgtggtacattgtaaagttatttactctccatcattaacttttaatagaaatacgGAAGTGAGTTTTCATTCactagtaaataattgaatcgTCATTAAATTCAGTCAACCTTGTTCCTTTTGAATTTCGCCTAAAgagaattcattttattttggagcGTAAGTGAATGTCGATCTAACAATTGGaagattaattttgtaaataactaaataaataatattttagtaaattgcattatgttcttttacaaaaaataaatatcaagtcattttctgacacatcttcaatttattacatgatgaactactcctaagaaaaaaaaaattataattgtttataaaagaaaacaaatatttttaagccATGTTTTCGATCAAAAATCTGGAGCGTTACATTATTGTTGACTATTTGAGCTCTTTATTTATCCATGTATACTTGCACCATCATTGACACCAAATTAACGGGACATGATGTTTGACTACTATTGTAAAGAAGAATTTCAATACATGAAGTTAATCACAACACGATGATTATGTGGTGAATTGTGATAATCAAAGTACTATCAATCTAGCTAAGAACCTTATGTTACATTCCCTCTCAAGTCATATTTACATCCAAGATTATAGGAAATAAGAAATTGAAGATAGAGAAAATtcttatagattttaatttttctaatatgGCGACTAAGTCAATACCAACCAAGAAGGTTGAAGATCATTGTCAAGGTGTTGGTGTAGTGGTGCTCTCCAACTATATCTAGAATGGAACGATTTGTTGGAATTCCCTCCTTTATTGTGGTGCACTATATTCAAATCATTACAATAACTcaaatgcattaaaaaaaaggataaatatgctaaagttttgaatttatttattgaatctTGAGACATATACAATCTAACTGAAGAAATCCTAAGAGCCAGAGTTACATAATTTTCGTATTCCACttagagagaaaaagaaagtatCAATTACACTTTGGTGAAATAAAGAGAGATTTTTAGATACCATTGTTAAAGAGATCATCAAGAATTGAGAGTAACATTTGTAATCCTACTATATAGGGGATATCATTTTACCCTACTGTActtttgttgagacaaaatcccaaattaatattttgatgataactaaataaaaaattaattaagacttataattatgattctaagtgttttggtatttaacatgtgtgtttgagtgtgttaaacaAAGATAGGTACcaagaatttcaaaatgaagCAAATCCATTCAgagaaacgaagaatgttcttgacagaatactggaaaacgaagaatgttctccacaGTTTCAAAACAACAAGAATGATCAAATTCTTAAAGAAATGATTAGTTCCATTAATTTCAATTTGTTATAAAATGTCTCCAGAAATATACGAGGATCATTTCAGTATAAGAATCACTCTAAAAGACAAAGGCAAAAGCCATGCTTCACAATTCATAAAGCAAGATAATTCTCCAAGTTGAGCAAGCTTCAAGTACAAAGCTGATAGACTGTACATGACACCTCAGCTATACTTTTAAGCAGCCTGCACACGTGATACAAAGCATGGATCACTTCAGATAGCTGTCAAACGAAGATTAATACTCAACACACCTCAAAGCAGAAACAAAGATCGTTCTTGCGTTTCCAAAACATTCATGCTTTATGGCTGATCTTAACCACTTACTGAAACATGACAACTGGACCATTCTCAACGGCCAAATGAGTTATCATTAGCCTCCTTGAATTCTATAAAATAAGTCTCAAGGAGAAGAACATATCAAAGCTTCAAGTGCAAAGCAATACATAACTCATACAATCATATTTGAATTATCTTAAGCTTCTCAATCATTTCAAAGCTTTAGTTTTATTCTTAACTTGATATAAGAATCAATTTTATTGAGTTCTACATCTTcaaatctattctcaaacacgagttgaACATACTTAGATTCTACCAATCTCTTTAaatcatcactttgtaactcaaaaCTATATTGTTTaaatagtttgagtagtttgtaaaaattattttttgtttaacaggtaatgtgtaaaaatcctttctgaaGATTGAAAGGTAACAtgtggaaatcctttctaggtagaaaggtagtACTTTATAACATATCAAGATTGATATGTAAAAGCTGTGTGAAAACCAAGAAAGATCTTGTTTTGAggacttagtgaaaaatctcacgatTGTGAGGACTGAACGTTACCCATGTTaggtgaactaggatatatcgttgtgtgatatctcttcccttatctctatttacttttttatcttctaatcatattttatatagatattttaaaattgagtgtTTTCACTAGCCAAGAACGGTCttcgtttataaccaagatcaatcttgagttaaatacTTTGAGTTAtaacatgaattttaaaaaaataacaattacaattcaaacccccttccttgtaattCATATTGTTactttaattggcatcaaagctATTCTTTTAGGATCAACACTTAAAAAGTGCTACAGGAAAAGATTCAggaaaaaaatgtcaaaagccaagtacattgttgaaggagggtCATCAAAcagaccaccttactttgatggaTCAGATTACTATTTCtcgaaaaacaaaatgcagttgttTCTAAAATCAAAAGACACAGgtatgtggcgcatcattacaaaTGGATATTTCATACCAAGATTCGACCAAACTGATTCAACATCTgttgaaaagaaagaagcataTTGGACAGCAGAAGAGTCGACCAAATATGTGCTTTAAGCATAGAAGAAACTGAAAGAATAGATGAATGCGATACAGAAAAAAGGTATGggacacattacaaactcatcatgaaggaaaaATTCATGTCAAAGAGACAAGAATAGAGATTGGCATATGAAAGTttgatttatttgaaatgaatgaaggagagaCTATCGATGAAAtatactcaagattcacaaccataATGAAATGGGTTCTCTTAGAAAAACATATTATGTACAAGAAAAagtaagaaagatcatgagatgccTTCCAATGATGTGGAGACTAATTGAAACAGCTATAAACCTAGCCAAGAATCTCGAGGTACTAAGTTTGGAAGAGTTTATTGGAACTCTTGAAGTGCTGCTACAAGAGGATAAACCAATAAAGAAAGGCTAGATAATAGCTTTGAAAGCATATCAAAATTCACAAAGTACATCACCACAATCAAATGGGAAAAGTGAATTAGAAGATAGCCAAGAAGATGTTGACGAAGAGATTGTTCTCCttacaagaaagatacaaagaatgatgaggagaagggatcaaattaaaaaaggatttccaaataaaaaggaaaatttcaaaaatgaagtAGAGAAGAGTCAaatcacatgttttggatgtaataaaCAAAGACATTACAAGACTGAATGTCCCATGAACAAAAGAGcaccaaagaaattccctttcaaaaaaaaaaatcaatgatgGTGACCtgggatgattatgatgaatcaaAAAAAGAGGAACCTGAAGAAGTCAACTTATGTTTGATGACAAACTCTGAAGATAAGGATGTAATAAATTCTGAACAATGTCTCTTATGTGAAcaatttgaaaaagattttgtCAACTTACTTAATGATTCAAATATGCTTGTTAAAAAATGTAGCTCCTTAAAAGATcaagttttcaaaaaaaaaagggaaaaagagaAAGCTCAGGTTATGATTAATGAACTAAAAAACATCATTCAAAACATGCAGGAATCTCATTTTAAGGAAAATGATGAAATgaaaaaaccaagaatgttctcaattcaaaggagaacattcttcttaaaacaaaaaatgaaactcTAAAAAATGACTAAGAAAACTTTATTAAATCGactgaaacatttcaaaaaatcatgaGATCTTAAGTAGAGATATTTGACAAAGCTAGACTTGGTTTtgacaaaactcaaaaataaaaaacgtaTGAAAACATTTTTGCTCCTGAAAGAAAGGATGACAAATGCAAAACAAGATGTTTAtactgtaaaaaaaattggacatctacaataTGTCTGCTATTTCAAAAAAAGGGATGAAAAACTTAAAGCTAAAGTGTCACTTAAATCCCAAGAACATTATGCAAACAGACCAAAACATTCTTCTCAAAAGTTCAAAAACGGCGAGCATTCTAGACACagacaagaacgttcttcagtACGAAAAtgctttttttgtttaaaaattggACATGATGAATCATAATGCTACTTTAAAAAATCtagcataaaataaaaatctaaccctcaaggacccaatGGTTGTTCAAGACACATGGCAggagataaaaaatattttatgtccTTCATTAAAAAGGATGGAGGGTCAGTAACATTAGAAACAATGATCAAGCAAAAATCAAAGGTAAAGGTACCATAGGTAAGAAAAATTCTGCAAAAAttaatgatgttcaatatgttgaagggtTGAAACATAATCTTCTAAGCATTAGTCAACTTTGTGATAATGGCATTGAAGTTATatttaaaccaaacatatgtgaAGTCAAAAAGGAAAACTCtagtgaaattttattttctgcATCTAGAAATAAAAATCTCTATGTGTTATATATTGAAGAATTGTCAGTTGAATCATGCTTCATGTCCATTAACAATgacaaatggatatggcataaatGAACTAGACATGTgaatatgaaaacaatttcaaatttatcaaaattagatcttgttagaggacttCCAAAAATAAACTTTGATAAGGATAAagtatgtgaagcttgtgcaaaggGAAAATAAGTTAAGAGTAGTTTtcattcaaaacattttatatCATCTAAAAAACCTCTGGAACTACTTCACATTGGTCTTTTTAGTCCTATCAAAACCACAAGCCTAGGAGGTATGAAATATGGGTTtgttattgttgaaatttttctCGATATACATGggtactatttttaaaacaaaaggatgATGCAATTGATGCTTTcaaaatattatgtaaaaaagatcaaaatgaaaAGGAATCCAATATAATCTCTGtgagaagtgatcatggaggggAATTCATAAATGCgtcttttaaaatatctttttgatgaACTGGATATCTCTCACaatctatcttgtgcaagaactcttcaacaaaatggagttgttgaacgaaaaaatagaaaattacaagagatggcaagaacaatcttgaaagaatcaaatgttgaaagtatttttgggttgaagctatgaatACTTCATGCTATATTTTGAATCGTGTATCCATaaagaaaatcataaataaaacacccaatgaaatctggaaaaacaagaagcctaatatttcatattttcaaatcTTTGGATGCTAGTGCTACATCTTGAATAACAAAGATAAATTAGGAAACTTTGATGCAAAATCAGACAAAgctatctttttaggatattcaacTGAATCTAAGGGATGTcgcattttttatttgaaaattaaaactgttgaaataagtatgcatgtatttgatgagtttgattaCCTTGATTTAAGAAAAAGATATTATGAGGAGGAAGAACAATTTGGTTACTTACATCAGATTGTTCCCTAGGAAAAAGAGATTGATAAAAAATCTTCGTTTCAAACTCCTCCTAGAAGTTGGAAACTAATAAGTGATCGtcctcaaaataaaattattggagATATGGCTGATGGGattagaacaagaatgtcatTTATGATGATGTCAacaacaacatggcaatgatatcctAAATATAACCAAAATCCATCAAAGAATCCATAATTGATCAAACTTGAATTGAAGTAATGAGggtataaaattttcaattcgAAAAGAATGAAGAATGGACTCTTGTTCCATATCTACAAGACCAAACAATCATTGGACCAagatgggtattcagaaacaagctaGATGAAGAAGCAAAggttctaatttttattttgtagctTACTATGATGTTGATTATGCCGGAGATAATATCGAAAGTAAAAGCACAAGTGGTACATGTCAGTTCCTATGAGAAGTattaataagttggtcatgcataATGCAAAACACAATTGTTCTATCAACCACTAAAGTTGAATATGTTTCAGCAGCAAATTGTTGCTCCCAAGTTTTAtggatcaaaaatcaacttgaagacttttCAGTACGTTATTCTCAAATTCCAATTTACAGTGATAATAGTAGTGCCAATAATCTGTCTAAAAATCCTATTCAGCATTCCAGATCctaatatattgaaataaaacatcattttattaggGATCATGTGAATAAAAAGGAAATTGAATTAGTATTTGATTATACAAAGAATTAGTTAGTTGACAtatttacaaagcctcttgttgaagaaaattttaattcaatcaaagaaagaTTATAAATCATCAAAAATCCCATTCAGAATCGTTAAAAACTGAAACTAGATCATTTCGGTCACAACAGAGAAAGTTCTCCATTCGAGTCTGTTTTAACAAACGGCTCAAGAACATTATTCGTTCCTTAATCATgaagaaaattcaaaaataagctTTTGAACTTGTACCGTTTGCCACTCATCAAAAAGTAACGACTACCTATGCCTATTACGGCCACATCATCTCGACTCTCCTCCTTCCCAATAACATTTCCCCAATCAATCAAATCCCACACATGGCACTTTCTCCTCTCACAAAACAATTGCAAAAGTTGAAAACCGTTCATCTTTCTCCACTAAACAACAACTTCATACTTCTTTATGAAAAAAGTTAATCTCTTTGTCCCCCTTCATCCTCACCTCTCGTTTTCTAAAAAATGGCTCCTACCAAGCCAGTTGCACGCAAGAACCCTCAATCAAGAACACCATAACCATATCCTTTACCATCACCAACTGGTTCACCATCACCTCCACCCAGACCAACACATCCACATTCTTCTTTAGAGATAACATTCTCTAACTATTTGTCATCGTCCCTGGAGTTAAGCACCCCACCGATTACACTTGCTCCACTCTCCGCCATTCTTCCACCCTTATTTCAATGCGCAACTCCCTCGATCAGGCAGACTCCACCCCATCTTCAAAAAACACTCAACACTCATTCAAGCACTTCATCTTCTAAACAAAGATCAATGCGAATCTTGGCagatatttttctgatttgatttctagttatatgaataagtttattgaattatttttctcatctatgtgcttaatgtttttttttgcttgatcaacattaaaatgttctacgattcatattttgaaacgaaagtggactttacgaatgcttgagttgagaaattcatgatattgtagtctagggatagatgccggtcatgaaac contains:
- the LOC101508211 gene encoding phytohormone-binding protein-like — protein: MIKEFKTQATLNVGLEILWAALAKDFMIIGPKVIPNIVKDVQLIDGDGGVGTTLIFNFFPGVSPINYQRERIAEFDELTHEIGLEVIEGGYLSQGLSFYQTNFQLSQIEEDKTLVNVKISYDHESEIEERVKPTKTSQSTLFYLDRLEKYLLHGALEDNV